The Leisingera daeponensis DSM 23529 genome includes the window GCCACCGACGGCGTGTTCTCAATGGACGGCTATCTGGCCAAGCTGCCGGAAATCCGGGCCCTGGCGGACAAATACGACGCCATCGTGATGGTGGATGACTGCCACGCCACCGGCTTCATGGGCAAGACCGGCGCCGGCACGCCGGAGCATTTCGGAGTGGACGCGGACATCCTGACGGGAACCTTGGGCAAAGCACTTGGGGGGGCCATCGGCGGTTATATCGCCGGGCCGCAGCCAGTGATCGACCTGCTGCGGCAGCGGGCGCGGCCCTATCTGTTCTCCAATTCGCTGCCGCCCGCCATCGTTGCTGCCGGGCTGGAGGCGATCCGGCTGGTGGAAGAAGGGGACGAACTGCGGGCGCAGCTGTTCGAGAACGCGAAATGCTGGCGCACCGGGCTGGAAAAGCTTGGGTTTGACCTGCTGCCGGGCGAGCATCCGATCATCCCGGTGATGCTGGGCGAAGCGCAGCTGGCGCAGGACATGGCGGCCCGGCTGTTTGACGAAGGCGTCTATGTCTCCGGGTTCTTCTTCCCGGTGGTGCCGCGCGGGCAGGCCCGTATCCGAACTCAGATGAACGCGACGCTGACGCAGGAGGAACTGGACCGCGCGCTGGCGGCGTTCGGCAAGGCGGGCAAGGAACTGGGGGTGATCTGATGAGCCGTCCGAACACGATGAAGGCGCTGGAAAAGAGCCGCGCGGAAGAAGGCCTGTGGATGGTGCAGGCGCCGGTGCCGGAGATCGGCCCGGACGAGGTGCTGATCAAGGTGAAGAAAACCGGCATCTGCGGCACCGACATCCACATCTGGAACTGGGACGACTGGGCCGCGCACACCGTGCCGGTGCCGATGATCACCGGGCATGAGTTTGCGGGCGAGATCGTCGAGATCGGGCGCAATGTCACCGATCTGGCGGTGGGGCAGCGCTGCTCCGGCGAGGGGCATCTGATCAAGACCGACTCGCGCCAGAGCCGCGCCGGCAAGTTTCACCTGGACCCCGGCACCCGCGGCATCGGGGTGAATGAGCAGGGGGCCTTTGCAGAGTATCTGAAGCTGCCGGCCTTTAACGTGGTGCCGTTGC containing:
- a CDS encoding glycine C-acetyltransferase; its protein translation is MSTAFLTDISNTLAQIEAEGLYKRERMITSPQGGEITVGGRQVINLCANNYLGLADHPALIKAARDAMEPKGFGMASVRFICGTQDIHRELEQRLAQFLGKDDAILFAACFDANGGLFEPLLGPEDAIISDSLNHASIIDGIRLCKAKRYRYLNSDMNDLEAWLKQAREDGARHIMIATDGVFSMDGYLAKLPEIRALADKYDAIVMVDDCHATGFMGKTGAGTPEHFGVDADILTGTLGKALGGAIGGYIAGPQPVIDLLRQRARPYLFSNSLPPAIVAAGLEAIRLVEEGDELRAQLFENAKCWRTGLEKLGFDLLPGEHPIIPVMLGEAQLAQDMAARLFDEGVYVSGFFFPVVPRGQARIRTQMNATLTQEELDRALAAFGKAGKELGVI